A region of Phaseolus vulgaris cultivar G19833 unplaced genomic scaffold, P. vulgaris v2.0 scaffold_18, whole genome shotgun sequence DNA encodes the following proteins:
- the LOC137817170 gene encoding uncharacterized protein: MGLADLIAIPNIAARLKVPEKTTDKVLGPKPDAWCEFHKSFGHSINSCLALGYQLAELVKCGFLKDYLLEKKTGQPSGSQPASSEGQQHEVPIHGKIHTIAGGFSGGRCIASQRKKYSRCVMSVEVFEDHSPDVYITFTKEDLRDVVPHDNDPIVISLVTAGRMVHRVLVDQGSSADVMFWPTFEKLQLSPDQLRPYGGCLYGFVGDQVEVRGTLS; the protein is encoded by the coding sequence ATGGGATTGGctgacctgatcgccattccgaacattgctgccaggctcaaagtaCCTGAGAAGACGAcggataaggtgttggggccaAAACCGGAcgcgtggtgtgagttccataagagctttggccactccatcaattcgtgcttggctttgggataccagctcgcCGAGTTGGTCAAGTGTGGGTTCTTGAAAGACTATTTGCTGGAGAAGAAAACGGGGCAACCGTCAGGTTCACAACCGGCGAGCAGTGAGGGACAACAACATGAAGTACCTATTCACGGCAAGATCCACACTATAGCCGGTGGATTCTCGGGTGGTCGGTGTATTGCATCACAGCGGAAGAAATATTCGAGGTGCGTGATGTCAGTAGAAgtttttgaggatcactcgcccgatgtgtacatcacgttcaccaaagaagatcttagggatgttgtgcctcatgacaacgatcccattgtaatctcgcttgttacggcgggaagaATGGTTCATCGGGTGTTGgtcgatcaaggaagctcggcagatgttatgttttggccgactttcgaaaagttacagttatcccctgaccagctgaggccatatgggggctgcttatacggttttgttggtgatcaagtggaggtcaggggtacattgagttaa